The Polyangiaceae bacterium genome segment CGAGGGTGGCCGGATTGAGATCGCACGATTCCACGAACTCGTAGACGTTGCCCAGCAGATCGAAGACGCCATCGAACGGCGGGGCAGTCCCAGTGCATTGTGGGTGCGAACCGACAAGATGCGTGCAGTAGCCCCCTGAGCATGGCCCGAAATTGCAGTTGTTTGCGGGGCTGTCTCCCCATGGGTACAGACTGCTGCCACCTTGGGTGCAAGCGTGTGCCCATTCGCTCACCTGAGGCTGCGTGATCTCGTCTTTGGTCAGCGGGCCCCCGCCCAGTTTTCCGCACAGTCGCTTTCCCGCCCAAGAACAGAACGCCCAAGCATCGCACCAGTCAGCGCATCCGGCTGGTAGATGGGGGGTAGTTGCTGGAGCTCCAGGGCAGTTCGCCACGTTGTCGAAGGAATTGCTTTTGCAACCACCGAACTGAGGAGTGGCGGCGTTCTTCTGGTCGTCCAGGAACTCCTGGAACTGGAGCCGAGAGACTTCAGTGCTGTCGATGCAATAGCTTCCCATGTCGACCATTGCGGGGCCGCGTCCTTGCGGGCACTTGCTCGGGTCACCTCCAGTGCCAGAATCAAGCGAGCCGCCAACTCCGGACGCGCCGCCCGTGCCTCCGCTCCCGCCGGCGCTGCCGTCGACAGGAACGCCGCCGCTTCCCCCCGTCGAGGCCGCGCACTCGCACACCCCCCAGAGTCTGCCGTCGGGGCTGCACCGCTGGCCGCCCTCACACGCGCCGGGGCCAACACATGTGCGCGTCGCACCCGGTTCACAGTTCGCATCTCCTCCGTTGGATTCGTCTCCGCTGCAGCCGACGGCAGCAGCGAGAGTGAAAGCGAACGCGAGCAAGCCAACGACAAGAACGCGCATTTTTCCTCCCTAGGGTCAGGTTAGCGAACAGGTGGACTCGCGACA includes the following:
- a CDS encoding SUMF1/EgtB/PvdO family nonheme iron enzyme, which codes for MRVLVVGLLAFAFTLAAAVGCSGDESNGGDANCEPGATRTCVGPGACEGGQRCSPDGRLWGVCECAASTGGSGGVPVDGSAGGSGGTGGASGVGGSLDSGTGGDPSKCPQGRGPAMVDMGSYCIDSTEVSRLQFQEFLDDQKNAATPQFGGCKSNSFDNVANCPGAPATTPHLPAGCADWCDAWAFCSWAGKRLCGKLGGGPLTKDEITQPQVSEWAHACTQGGSSLYPWGDSPANNCNFGPCSGGYCTHLVGSHPQCTGTAPPFDGVFDLLGNVYEFVESCDLNPATLGCYAVGSSYYDGQKACSEGVWKATALAQGYDDFGIRCCADRAP